The window AGAGAAACAAAAGGAATTGAAATGCCCACTGCAAAGGAAGCATGAATGTTTATTTGTGTTATCCATGCCATATCAACAATACCATAAATGGAATCAAAAATACAAAAGGCTATTATTGGTATACTCAATTTCCAAAAAGATTTTTTAGGTTGTGAAACCAAATCAATTTTTTCATTCATCATTAAAAATTTTATTTTTCTTTAATATAAATATATCACATTATGTTTCTAATAATGTGGAGGATGTGATGTTTGTTGCAACATGTAGTTTAAAATTTATATAATATTCAGTCAAATATTATGGTATCGCAGATAAAGTAGTAAATATATTGTATAGTATACGGGCAACAAGATTTTTAAATGATTTATAATCTTTATAATATTTATTAAACTTTAATATTTCTTTCAGCACATGATAACTTAGTATGGGTTATTGAATAGTTTAATAAATTATTATTTCTTCTCATTTTCATAAAAACCGTTTTTTAAATAATTATTTTTTTATGGATGTTTTGGCTGTTTTTAGGAGGGTGCTTATATTCTGTATAGTATTTTTTGTATATTGTCCTATGAAAACATTTCATTAACATTAACTGTGTTTTTTCATAAAGTCTCACTTTGAAAATGTTTATTATTAATAAGAATTATATAGATAAAATAAGGATTCATTACATTATGGTGATTTTTCATGGTTTTTACTATTGATGATATTAGAAAAAGGGTTATTCCAATTGTTATTAAGTATGGTATTAATACTTTCAGTCTTTTTGGATCTTATGCTCGAAATGAAGCCAATGAAAATAGTGATCTGGATTTTGTAATGGATAAAGGTGATTTGAAAGGTCTGCAATATGTTTCTTTAGTCCAGGATTTGGAAGATGAATTT of the uncultured Methanobrevibacter sp. genome contains:
- a CDS encoding nucleotidyltransferase family protein, which encodes MVFTIDDIRKRVIPIVIKYGINTFSLFGSYARNEANENSDLDFVMDKGDLKGLQYVSLVQDLEDEFNCHVDVVSKGSSNKKFLEAISKEEVLLYERER